A part of Cucurbita pepo subsp. pepo cultivar mu-cu-16 unplaced genomic scaffold, ASM280686v2 Cp4.1_scaffold000150, whole genome shotgun sequence genomic DNA contains:
- the LOC111784049 gene encoding ycf20-like protein: MEAMIMQSRLLTIANYISKGLCLTYMPCLIHNMGYVAILNGHNSTLCLKSVPFPRKSFRTSRHLQQLAFALDTGGVSSNGGGDNLDDGNESNLGRTRLGRLVSAGARQLLEKLNSARKNFPTKIFLLLLGFYTANALATILGQTGDWDVLVAGVVVAAIEWIGILMYKKPPPLLTRRLKSLIVLINYWKAGVCLGLFVDAFKLGS, translated from the exons ATGGAAGCTATGATTATGCAGTCCAGATTATTGACAATAGCGAATTATATCTCCAAAGGATTATGTCTTACTTATATGCCTTGCCTAATCCATAACATGGGCTATGTGGCTATCCTTAATGGACACAATTCAACTCTTTGCTTGAAGTCTGTCCCTTTTCCTCGAAAAAG TTTCCGGACGAGTAGACATCTACAACAATTAGCCTTTGCATTAGACACAGGTGGGGTATCTAGTAACGGTGGGGGAGACAACCTTGATGATGGTAATGAGTCGAATCTGGGTCGTACTCGATTAGGCAGGCTAGTTAGTGCAGGTGCCAGACAGTTACTGGAAAAACTAAACTCAGCTAGAAAGAACTTTCCTACAAAGatatttttgcttcttttgggTTTCTATACAGCCAATGCTCTTGCTACAATTCTTGGGCAGACGGGTGACTGGGATGTTTTGGTTGCTGGTGTGGTGGTTGCTGCCATTGAATGGATTGGTATACTCATGTACAAGAAGCCACCACCTCTATTAACTAGGAGGTTGAAATCATTAATAGTACTGATAAACTATTGGAAAGCCGGCGTATGCTTAGGCCTCTTCGTCGATGCGTTCAAGTTGGGGAGTTGA